TTGTTTCTACAGTGATAATACCTTGAGTAGGTCTTGATTTTGATTCACGTTTGGCTTTAATTTCAGTTTCAGCATAAATGGTATCACCCTCAAAAACTGGCTTTAATAATTTAACCTTATCCCATTCAAGATTCGCTACAACTTTTTTAGAAATAGTATTAACCGTCATGCCTGTGATAATAGCCAAGGTAAAAGTACTGTCCACTATAGTTTTTTTCCATTCTGTTTGCTCTGCATAATGAGAATCAAAATGCAACTGAGCGGTATTCATAGTCAACAAAGTAAACCAGATATTGTCATTTTGCGTAATTGTTCGACCTGGTCGGTGCTCTATGATTTGACCAATAATGAAATCCTCAAAGTAAAAACCAAAATCCTCTCTTATACGATTATTTCCAACTGATACATAACTTTGATTATTCATGACTTTTCCCTTTTATATTCTCTGCCAATTTAAGTACCTGCTGCGCATGCTTGTAAACAGGAGTATCAATCATTTCTCCATTATATTGGCAGGCTTTTCCTTTCGCTTGTTCGAAGCAAGTTACAATATTTTTTGCTCTATCGATCTGCTCAGCAGTAGGAGAAAAACTTTGTTTTATAGGCGCTATTTGTTTAGGATGAATAGCCATTTTTCCCTTAAACCCAAGTTCTTTTACTTTGATAGTTTCATCAATAAGCCCTTCCTCATCAGAAAAATCAAAAAATGGCGAATCGATAGCTGCTATTTTAGTCAAGCTGGCTGCTTGTATAATCTGTGCGCGAGCAAATAACAGAGAATCCCAACTCAAATGACACGCAAGATCGGCTGCAAAATCAGCAGCACCAAAGAAAATGCCGGAAACAGGGGAATTGGTAACAATTGACCGCAGTTGACTCATCCCTTTTCCTGTTTCAATTAAGGCAAATAATTTAATTTTTTTAGCTTCAAGACGAAGAATGTCGTAAATAAGCTTTAATTCATCTGGACTTTCAGCCTTAGGATATAAAATGGCATCAAAAGGAACATTAGATTGCTTCAAGGCCAGTAAGTCAGAAAGCCCATAGTCACTTGT
Above is a genomic segment from Legionella pneumophila subsp. pascullei containing:
- a CDS encoding MaoC/PaaZ C-terminal domain-containing protein; protein product: MNNQSYVSVGNNRIREDFGFYFEDFIIGQIIEHRPGRTITQNDNIWFTLLTMNTAQLHFDSHYAEQTEWKKTIVDSTFTLAIITGMTVNTISKKVVANLEWDKVKLLKPVFEGDTIYAETEIKAKRESKSRPTQGIITVETRGMNQHKEVFMSFERTVLVYKRGGAPDYSI
- a CDS encoding HpcH/HpaI aldolase/citrate lyase family protein yields the protein MDLSTSPAILFTPANKPELFDKALATGADSLILELEDAVPPEEKEQARCNVLHFLASKNFANLPIIIRINHITSDYGLSDLLALKQSNVPFDAILYPKAESPDELKLIYDILRLEAKKIKLFALIETGKGMSQLRSIVTNSPVSGIFFGAADFAADLACHLSWDSLLFARAQIIQAASLTKIAAIDSPFFDFSDEEGLIDETIKVKELGFKGKMAIHPKQIAPIKQSFSPTAEQIDRAKNIVTCFEQAKGKACQYNGEMIDTPVYKHAQQVLKLAENIKGKSHE